In a single window of the Salmo trutta chromosome 23, fSalTru1.1, whole genome shotgun sequence genome:
- the LOC115159942 gene encoding astacin-like metalloprotease toxin 5, with product MVWFLILIWFVQVGSVPITNLTNVTTSNSTFPATVDNSTNPINNSTNVTFTATGSTASMGPRHRQNDWVKMPETREEDLQFDLAIVEGDILVSEDRLAVKSLWPENEGVTSIPYKINDYLVDRKETVLAAFKLISDQTCIRFHEYTNEMNYIEFISGTGCASYVGFQGGAQSVYFGRACNVGNLCHELMHALGLHHEHTRPDRDQYVTIQWDNVVPGKENNFKVKKGDTQDLPYDYDSIMHYGTYYFSSNRNPTIHSKKRGVQIGQRNHLSPLDIARLNKLYQCE from the exons ATGGTTTGGTTTCTGATTCTCATCTGGTTTGTCCAAG TGGGCAGTGTTCCCATCACCAATTTGACAAATGTTACTACTTCAAATTCTACTTTCCCTGCCACAG TGGACAATTCTACAAACCCCATCAACAATTCTACAAATGTGACTTTCACTGCCACAG GTTCTACTGCCTCAATGGGACCACGCCACAGACAAAATGATTGGGTTAAAATGCCTGAAACCAGAGAAG aGGACTTACAGTTCGACCTTGCTATCGTGGAGGGAGACATTCTGGTTTCG GAAGACCGATTAGCTGTGAAGTCACTTTGGCCTGAGAATGAAGGCGTCACTTCTATCCCCTACAAGATCAACGATTATCTGG TGGACAGAAAGGAAACTGTACTAGCAGCGTTCAAGCTTATTTCAGACCAGACGTGTATCCGCTTCCACGAATACACCAATGAGATGAACTACATAGAGTTCATCTCTGGGACAGG CTGTGCGTCGTATGTAGGTTTCCAGGGCGGGGCCCAGTCTGTGTACTTCGGTAGAGCCTGTAACGTGGGGAACCTGTGTCATGAGCTGATGCATGCCCTGGGCCTGCACCACGAGCACACACGGCCAGACCGTGACCAATACGTCACCATACAGTGGGACAACGTGGTCCCAG GAAAAGAAAATAATTTTAAGGTGAAGAAAGGAGACACTCAGGACCTGCCCTATGACTACGACTCCATAATGCACTACGGAAC ATACTACTTCTCATCAAACCGTAACCCCACTATTCACTCCAAGAAGAGGGGAGTCCAGATTGGACAGAGAAATCACCTGAGCCCCCTGGACATAGCACGCCTCAACAAACTCTATCAATGTG AATAA